A window from Mycobacterium botniense encodes these proteins:
- the dnaA gene encoding chromosomal replication initiator protein DnaA, with translation MTEDPSTNFALVWNAVVSELNGESHPADAADDNQPRTPPLTPQQRAWLNLVQPLTIVEGFALLSVPSSFVQNEIERHLRVQITEALSRRLGHEIQLGVRIAPPASNQIDDNAGTEPDIVGPDIDEVDEDGEALASAQANWPNYFIERPLTDESSTGSGTSLNRRYTFDTFVIGASNRFAHAAALAIAEAPARAYNPLFIWGESGLGKTHLLHAAGNYTQRLFPGMRVKYVSTEEFTNDFINSLRDDRKVAFKRSYRDVDVLLVDDIQFIEGKEGIQEEFFHTFNTLHNANKQIVISSDRPPKQLATLEDRLRTRFEWGLITDVQPPELETRIAILRKKAQMERLAVPDDVLELIASSIERNIRELEGALIRVTAFASLNKTAIDKSLAEIVLRDLIADASTMQISAATIMAATAEYFDTTVEELRGPGKTRALAQSRQIAMYLCRELTDLSLPKIGQAFGRDHTTVMYAQRKILSEMAERREVFDQVKELTTRIRQRSKR, from the coding sequence TTGACTGAGGATCCCAGCACAAACTTCGCACTGGTCTGGAACGCGGTTGTTTCAGAACTCAACGGTGAGTCCCATCCCGCTGATGCCGCTGATGACAACCAGCCGCGCACTCCCCCACTAACCCCACAGCAAAGAGCCTGGCTCAACCTTGTTCAGCCGCTCACCATTGTCGAAGGCTTTGCTCTTCTGTCGGTTCCGAGCAGTTTCGTGCAGAACGAGATCGAACGTCATCTGCGGGTTCAAATAACTGAAGCCCTCAGCCGACGTCTTGGGCACGAAATCCAACTCGGGGTCCGCATCGCACCACCTGCGAGCAACCAGATCGATGACAACGCCGGTACCGAACCTGACATCGTCGGCCCCGACATTGACGAAGTCGATGAAGACGGCGAAGCTCTTGCCAGTGCGCAGGCGAACTGGCCCAATTACTTTATCGAGCGCCCACTTACTGATGAATCATCAACCGGCAGCGGAACCAGTTTAAATCGCCGGTACACATTCGATACGTTCGTCATCGGTGCCTCCAATCGGTTCGCACACGCAGCAGCTTTGGCTATTGCCGAGGCCCCGGCACGGGCTTACAATCCCTTGTTTATTTGGGGTGAATCTGGATTAGGTAAAACCCATCTCCTGCACGCCGCGGGAAATTATACTCAGCGCCTTTTCCCAGGTATGAGAGTAAAATATGTCTCGACTGAAGAATTCACCAACGACTTCATTAACTCGCTTCGGGATGACCGTAAAGTAGCGTTCAAACGAAGCTACCGCGACGTCGACGTCCTTCTTGTCGACGATATCCAGTTCATCGAGGGAAAAGAAGGTATCCAAGAAGAGTTCTTCCACACTTTCAACACATTGCACAACGCCAACAAGCAGATCGTCATCTCGTCTGACCGGCCGCCCAAGCAACTGGCGACGCTCGAAGATCGTTTACGAACCCGGTTCGAATGGGGGTTGATCACCGACGTACAACCACCCGAGCTAGAGACACGTATCGCGATCCTCCGTAAAAAAGCACAAATGGAACGGCTAGCGGTACCCGACGACGTCCTCGAACTGATCGCCAGCAGCATTGAACGCAACATCCGTGAACTCGAGGGTGCGCTGATCCGGGTCACCGCGTTCGCTTCCCTGAACAAAACGGCGATCGACAAATCCTTGGCAGAGATTGTCCTCCGCGACCTGATCGCCGACGCCAGCACGATGCAAATCAGTGCCGCAACGATCATGGCTGCGACCGCGGAATACTTCGACACCACAGTTGAAGAATTGCGTGGCCCCGGTAAAACCCGAGCCCTCGCCCAATCGCGGCAGATCGCAATGTACCTCTGCCGTGAACTCACCGACCTCTCGCTGCCGAAAATCGGCCAAGCGTTCGGCCGCGATCACACAACCGTCATGTACGCCCAACGCAAAATACTCTCGGAGATGGCTGAGCGGCGCGAGGTGTTCGACCAAGTCAAGGAACTCACGACCCGGATCCGTCAACGGTCGAAACGCTGA
- the rpmH gene encoding 50S ribosomal protein L34 — MAKGKRTFQPNNRRRARVHGFRLRMRTRAGRAIVSNRRRKGRRLLTV, encoded by the coding sequence GTGGCGAAGGGCAAGAGGACTTTCCAGCCAAACAACCGGCGCCGTGCCCGGGTGCATGGTTTTCGGCTGCGGATGCGCACCCGTGCCGGACGTGCGATCGTGTCCAACAGACGCCGTAAGGGACGTCGACTGCTGACTGTGTGA
- the rnpA gene encoding ribonuclease P protein component, with protein MLPARNRMKRSTEFDNTVRFGIRAVQPDLVIHAHRGVDETGPRVGVVVTKAVGSAVERHRVARRLRHVARRLLTDMDRRELVVIRALASSRCATSTRLEEQLKAGLRRIHERTRTGR; from the coding sequence GTGCTTCCGGCACGTAACCGCATGAAGCGGTCGACGGAGTTCGACAACACCGTGCGATTCGGGATCCGGGCGGTACAGCCGGACCTCGTGATTCATGCACACCGGGGAGTTGACGAGACCGGTCCACGGGTCGGCGTGGTGGTCACCAAAGCGGTAGGTTCAGCGGTGGAGCGGCACCGTGTGGCGCGGCGGTTGCGGCATGTGGCACGCCGTCTGCTGACCGATATGGATCGGCGTGAGCTAGTGGTAATCCGGGCGTTAGCAAGTAGCCGGTGCGCGACGTCGACGAGACTGGAAGAGCAGCTGAAAGCGGGGTTGCGTCGTATTCACGAACGAACAAGGACCGGTCGATGA
- the yidD gene encoding membrane protein insertion efficiency factor YidD, producing the protein MNTASRWAARLRNARTAPVRGVIATIQLYRHMISPLRLPTCRFMPTCSQYAVEALNTYGLVRGGWLAIIRLSKCGPWHRGGWDPVPEPDSRRENVAQCIRCHRGTANVGESESFV; encoded by the coding sequence ATGAACACGGCATCACGGTGGGCGGCGCGGCTTCGGAATGCACGAACTGCGCCGGTGCGCGGTGTGATTGCCACGATTCAGCTGTACCGGCACATGATCTCGCCATTACGGTTGCCCACATGCCGCTTTATGCCGACCTGTAGTCAATATGCGGTTGAAGCCCTGAACACCTATGGGTTAGTACGGGGCGGTTGGTTGGCTATCATTCGACTCAGCAAATGCGGACCGTGGCATCGTGGCGGATGGGATCCCGTACCTGAACCCGATAGCAGAAGGGAAAACGTTGCGCAGTGCATCCGCTGCCACCGTGGCACGGCAAACGTAGGAGAGAGTGAGTCTTTTGTTTGA
- the yidC gene encoding membrane protein insertase YidC — protein MSLLFDWFSLDIVYYPVSAIMWLWYKAFGFLLGPSNFFAWALAVMFLVFTLRALLYRPFVRQIRTTRQMQELQPQIRALQKKYGKDRQRMALEMQKLQREHGFNPVLGCLPMLAQIPVFLGLYHVLRSFNRTTGGFGQPHLSVADNRATGNYVFSPTDVAHFLDANLFGAPIGAFMTQRTGLDAFTHFSRPAVIAVGTPVMILAGIATYFNSRASIARQSPEAAANPQTALMNRLALYVFPLGVVVGGPFLPLAIILYWFSNNIWTFGQQHYVFRMIEREEEAKKEEALQRRAASAPAPGAKPKRSAKTAATSGDGGAEITSDEVQADPAATELSGQHQPGKPSQMRSGRDGGAGRGGGSVERSPRPGGRSRRRRH, from the coding sequence GTGAGTCTTTTGTTTGATTGGTTCAGCCTCGACATCGTCTACTACCCGGTGTCGGCGATCATGTGGCTTTGGTATAAAGCATTTGGATTCTTGCTCGGGCCGTCGAATTTTTTCGCGTGGGCACTCGCTGTTATGTTCCTGGTTTTCACGTTGCGCGCGTTACTTTACCGGCCATTTGTACGCCAAATCCGTACCACGCGCCAAATGCAGGAACTGCAGCCACAAATTAGGGCATTACAGAAAAAATATGGCAAAGATCGTCAGCGGATGGCGCTGGAGATGCAAAAGCTTCAACGCGAACATGGTTTCAATCCCGTTCTGGGGTGTTTACCGATGCTCGCGCAGATCCCGGTGTTCCTGGGGCTCTATCACGTGTTGCGGTCGTTTAATCGCACCACGGGAGGGTTCGGACAACCACACCTGTCGGTCGCCGATAACCGTGCAACCGGGAACTACGTGTTCAGTCCCACCGACGTGGCGCATTTTTTGGATGCCAACTTATTTGGTGCGCCCATTGGTGCGTTCATGACCCAGCGCACCGGATTGGACGCGTTTACGCATTTCAGCCGGCCCGCGGTGATCGCGGTCGGTACGCCCGTGATGATCTTGGCGGGTATTGCGACCTACTTCAACAGCCGTGCGTCGATTGCGCGGCAGAGCCCCGAAGCAGCGGCGAATCCCCAGACGGCTTTGATGAACAGGCTGGCGCTGTATGTGTTCCCGCTGGGCGTGGTTGTCGGCGGTCCTTTTCTGCCGCTGGCGATTATTTTGTACTGGTTTTCGAATAACATCTGGACTTTCGGTCAGCAGCATTACGTGTTCAGGATGATCGAAAGGGAAGAAGAGGCGAAAAAGGAAGAGGCGCTCCAACGACGAGCCGCGAGCGCGCCGGCACCGGGAGCGAAACCAAAAAGGTCAGCGAAAACAGCGGCAACCAGTGGTGATGGTGGGGCAGAGATAACCAGCGATGAGGTGCAGGCAGATCCTGCGGCCACGGAGTTGAGCGGGCAACACCAACCGGGAAAACCGTCGCAGATGCGGTCGGGCAGGGACGGTGGGGCGGGACGCGGCGGGGGTTCGGTCGAGCGTTCGCCGCGCCCGGGCGGACGCTCGAGACGACGGAGACATTGA
- a CDS encoding Jag family protein: protein MRDAETTECDNPTDSREEKLVDHGRPASSASTGIDDVEERLVAEGEIAGDYLEELLDLLDFDGDIDLDVEGDRAVVSIDGSADLNKLVGRRGEVLDALQELTRLAVQQKTGVRSRLMLDIASWRRRRRDELSALGSKVARRVLETGQREELAPMTPFERKIIHDAVAAMRGVRSESEGVEPSRRVVILRD, encoded by the coding sequence ATGAGGGACGCCGAGACGACCGAGTGCGACAACCCCACAGACAGTCGTGAGGAAAAGCTGGTGGACCATGGGAGGCCGGCAAGTTCGGCGAGCACCGGGATAGACGACGTAGAAGAGCGGTTGGTGGCCGAGGGGGAAATAGCCGGCGACTATCTCGAGGAGTTGCTGGACTTGTTGGACTTTGACGGCGACATCGATCTGGACGTCGAGGGTGACCGTGCGGTGGTGAGCATCGATGGCAGCGCGGATTTGAATAAGCTGGTCGGGCGCAGGGGGGAAGTGCTCGACGCGTTACAGGAATTGACACGCTTGGCAGTGCAGCAAAAAACGGGCGTGCGGAGTCGGTTGATGCTCGACATTGCGAGCTGGCGGCGGCGACGGCGAGACGAGTTGTCAGCGTTGGGAAGCAAGGTGGCGCGACGGGTGCTGGAAACGGGTCAGCGGGAGGAACTGGCGCCGATGACACCGTTCGAGCGGAAGATCATCCACGACGCGGTTGCGGCGATGCGTGGGGTGCGCAGCGAAAGCGAAGGTGTCGAACCGTCACGGCGGGTCGTGATTCTGCGCGACTGA
- the rsmG gene encoding 16S rRNA (guanine(527)-N(7))-methyltransferase RsmG codes for MFHVKHVAVGALPEAAKVVFGSRLDIAEKYATMVAGAGVERGILGPREASRIWDRHVLNSAAVAEVLAQGARVVDIGSGAGLPGVPLAIARPDLQMVLLEPLLRRSEFLNEVVDELRLPVQVVRGRAEEDHIREMIGEMDATVSRAVAGLDRLAMWSVPLLRPGGLLVAIKGERAAEEVQRYRRVMNDLGAVDVRVVRCGVNYLRPPATVVLARRGRRVQRRHMRTGSRRPR; via the coding sequence CTGTTTCACGTGAAACATGTCGCGGTCGGTGCGCTGCCGGAAGCGGCAAAAGTGGTGTTTGGATCGCGACTGGATATCGCCGAGAAGTACGCGACGATGGTGGCCGGCGCGGGAGTGGAGCGGGGAATTCTCGGTCCTCGGGAAGCGAGTCGCATCTGGGATCGTCACGTCCTGAACAGTGCGGCGGTGGCGGAAGTGCTCGCCCAGGGTGCGCGGGTGGTGGACATCGGGAGCGGCGCTGGGTTGCCCGGTGTGCCGCTCGCAATCGCCCGCCCAGATCTGCAGATGGTGCTTCTCGAACCGCTGTTGCGACGAAGCGAGTTTTTGAATGAAGTCGTTGACGAACTCAGGTTGCCAGTGCAGGTCGTGCGGGGCCGGGCCGAAGAAGACCACATCCGGGAAATGATCGGCGAGATGGATGCGACAGTCTCACGGGCGGTGGCCGGCCTGGACCGGCTGGCAATGTGGAGCGTGCCACTTCTGCGGCCGGGCGGGCTGCTGGTTGCAATTAAAGGAGAGCGTGCCGCGGAGGAAGTGCAGCGGTATCGGCGTGTGATGAACGATTTGGGCGCAGTTGATGTCAGGGTAGTGAGGTGTGGCGTGAACTACTTACGTCCTCCCGCCACCGTCGTGCTGGCACGACGGGGGAGGCGCGTACAACGGAGGCATATGCGGACGGGCAGCAGGCGACCGCGATGA
- a CDS encoding ParA family protein codes for MSSPPDPPAMTPGHGSRPASSAPYASPVPVSHPPGLTGPPRPDVSRETSDEFDTPIGAEAERAMQVLHTAHGRLPRPRNRRLFTIANQKGGVGKTTTAVNLAAALAIQGLKTLVIDLDPQGNASTALGITERHSGTPSSYEMLLGEIRLHTALRRSPHNERLFCVPATIDLAGAEIELVSMVARENRLRTALAELDRFDFDYVFIDCPPSLGLLTINALVAAPEVLIPIQCEYYALEGVSQLMSNIEMVKAHLNPTLEVTTVILTMYDGRTKLADQVADEVRRYFGSKVLRTVIPRSVKVSEAPGYSMTIIDYDPGSRGAMSYLDASRELAERDQPPSAKGQP; via the coding sequence ATGAGTTCGCCACCAGATCCCCCGGCGATGACACCCGGGCATGGATCGCGGCCGGCATCGTCGGCGCCATACGCATCTCCGGTGCCGGTGTCGCATCCACCGGGATTGACCGGGCCGCCCAGGCCCGATGTTTCACGTGAAACCTCCGACGAATTCGATACCCCGATCGGCGCGGAGGCAGAGCGCGCAATGCAGGTTTTGCATACCGCGCACGGCCGACTCCCACGCCCCCGAAACCGGCGCCTCTTCACCATCGCGAACCAAAAAGGCGGCGTCGGTAAAACAACAACAGCCGTCAACCTCGCAGCCGCGCTCGCCATTCAGGGACTTAAAACCTTGGTCATCGACCTGGACCCGCAAGGTAACGCCAGTACGGCGCTCGGTATCACGGAACGGCATTCCGGCACCCCCTCTTCTTACGAGATGCTGCTGGGTGAAATTCGGTTGCACACGGCACTACGGCGCAGCCCGCACAATGAGCGGTTGTTCTGTGTACCGGCCACCATCGATCTCGCCGGGGCGGAGATCGAGCTGGTGAGTATGGTGGCCCGGGAAAACCGGCTCCGTACCGCACTGGCCGAGCTGGACCGGTTTGATTTCGACTACGTGTTCATCGACTGTCCCCCATCGCTTGGGTTACTGACCATCAACGCACTCGTCGCCGCACCCGAGGTTTTGATCCCCATCCAATGCGAGTACTACGCCCTCGAGGGGGTCTCGCAGTTGATGAGCAACATCGAGATGGTGAAGGCCCACCTGAACCCCACGCTCGAGGTGACGACTGTCATCCTCACCATGTACGACGGCCGCACGAAACTCGCGGACCAGGTCGCCGATGAAGTGCGACGCTATTTCGGCAGCAAAGTTTTACGCACCGTCATCCCGCGCAGTGTCAAGGTGTCGGAGGCACCGGGATACAGCATGACCATCATCGATTACGATCCCGGTTCCCGCGGTGCCATGAGCTACCTCGACGCGAGTCGCGAACTCGCCGAACGCGATCAACCACCATCCGCAAAGGGGCAACCATGA
- a CDS encoding ParB/RepB/Spo0J family partition protein, with translation MTQPLRRKGGLGRGLASLIPTGPSDSTSPQLGPRMGDAAADVVLGKPVPETGMGAVYREIDPAAIEPNPRQPRQVFDEEAHAELVHSIREFGLLQPIVVRALDGSHNSHNGTRYQIVMGERRWRAAQEAGLSTIPAIVRETGDDNLLRDALLENIHRVQLNPLEEAAAYQQLLDEFGVTHDELAARLGRSRPVITNMIRLLRLPLTVQRRVAAGILSAGHARALLSLEAGPEAQEELAARIVAEGLSVRATEEAVMLANRGGASTPTPPRRKPIQMPGLQDVAERLSAALDTRVTVSLGKRKGRIVVEFGSVDDLQRIVDLVNGLKP, from the coding sequence ATGACTCAGCCGTTACGCAGGAAAGGCGGCCTCGGCCGGGGCCTGGCTTCCCTGATCCCTACCGGACCATCTGACAGCACCTCCCCGCAGCTGGGACCGCGGATGGGGGATGCTGCAGCCGATGTCGTCCTGGGTAAGCCGGTTCCGGAGACGGGTATGGGCGCAGTGTATCGGGAGATCGACCCGGCAGCGATCGAGCCGAATCCCCGCCAGCCGCGACAGGTGTTCGACGAGGAGGCCCACGCTGAACTGGTGCACTCGATCCGCGAGTTCGGGCTGCTGCAGCCGATCGTCGTGCGCGCCCTAGACGGGTCCCACAATTCCCACAATGGCACGCGCTATCAGATTGTGATGGGGGAGCGGCGCTGGCGCGCAGCGCAAGAGGCAGGGCTGAGCACGATCCCGGCCATTGTGCGCGAGACGGGTGACGACAACCTGCTACGCGACGCTTTGCTGGAAAACATCCACCGGGTCCAGCTCAACCCGTTGGAAGAGGCAGCGGCCTACCAGCAGCTGCTCGACGAATTTGGCGTGACCCATGATGAACTGGCCGCTCGCCTCGGACGGTCCCGCCCGGTGATCACCAACATGATCCGGTTACTGCGGCTGCCGCTCACCGTACAACGGCGGGTGGCCGCCGGAATCTTGTCGGCGGGTCACGCCCGAGCGTTGCTGTCCTTGGAAGCCGGTCCAGAGGCACAAGAAGAGCTGGCAGCGCGGATTGTCGCCGAAGGGCTCTCGGTGCGCGCCACAGAGGAAGCCGTGATGCTGGCCAACCGTGGTGGCGCGTCGACACCGACGCCGCCACGGCGCAAGCCCATCCAGATGCCGGGGCTGCAGGACGTTGCCGAGCGGTTGTCGGCGGCGCTTGACACCCGGGTCACGGTCAGCCTCGGCAAACGCAAAGGCCGGATAGTCGTCGAGTTCGGCTCGGTGGACGATTTGCAACGCATTGTCGACCTGGTCAACGGACTAAAACCCTGA
- a CDS encoding acetyltransferase, with protein sequence MSVHIQPLRLEAFEQLPKHARRCVFWEVDPATLGAEDHLTDPEFEKEAWLSMVMLEWGSCGQVARMIRAGDADDEGGERPCVGYVLYAPPRTVPRAHRMPTAPVSADAILLTSMGIEPGHTTDDLRRSLITRVVDELVRRGVRALEAFGRTPATAELQDPRMIDPAMRPVVECLGDCSVEHCVIDAEFLRDVGFVVVAPHQYFPRLRLELDKGLGWKAEVEAALERLLENAQLEHAVPAGGSLVDQ encoded by the coding sequence GTGTCCGTCCACATCCAACCGCTACGGCTTGAAGCTTTTGAGCAACTTCCCAAACATGCACGCCGGTGTGTCTTCTGGGAGGTGGATCCCGCCACCCTCGGTGCAGAGGATCATCTCACCGACCCGGAGTTTGAGAAGGAAGCCTGGCTGTCAATGGTCATGCTGGAATGGGGTTCGTGCGGCCAGGTGGCTCGCATGATCCGGGCCGGTGATGCCGACGATGAGGGCGGGGAGCGGCCTTGCGTTGGTTATGTCCTTTACGCGCCGCCCCGCACGGTGCCGAGGGCGCATCGCATGCCGACCGCTCCCGTTTCCGCTGATGCCATCCTGCTCACGTCGATGGGTATCGAACCCGGGCACACCACCGACGACCTGCGCCGAAGTCTGATCACCCGTGTGGTTGACGAATTAGTGCGGCGCGGTGTCCGCGCTTTGGAGGCTTTCGGGCGCACGCCGGCAACCGCCGAACTGCAAGACCCGCGGATGATCGATCCCGCCATGCGGCCCGTGGTGGAATGTCTCGGCGACTGCTCCGTGGAGCATTGTGTGATTGATGCGGAATTCTTGCGCGATGTGGGGTTTGTGGTGGTCGCACCCCACCAGTATTTCCCGCGGCTGCGGCTCGAGTTAGATAAAGGCCTTGGATGGAAGGCTGAGGTGGAGGCCGCCCTGGAACGGTTGCTGGAAAACGCACAGTTGGAGCACGCGGTGCCAGCGGGTGGGTCGCTGGTTGACCAGTGA
- a CDS encoding N-acetylmuramoyl-L-alanine amidase, translating to MSSPRREESEVLRLGDRGPAVTEIRAKLAALGLLDNPDEDLATGKHVALDVFDEELDRAVRAFQQHRGLLVDGIVGEATYRALKEASYRLGARTLYHQFGAPMYGDDVATLQARLQDLGFYTGLVDGYFGLQTHNALMSYQREYGLYADGICGPETLRSLYFLSSRVTGGSPHAIREEELVRRSGPKLSGKRIIIDPGRGGADHGLVMQGPAGPISEAELLWDLASRLEGRMTAIGMETFLSRPIHSSPTDAERAGTANAVGADLMISLRCATQPTPAANGVASFYFGNSHGSVSTIGRNLADFIQREIVARTGLRDCRTHGRTWDLLRLTRMPTVQVDVGYISNPNDRAMLVTAQTRDAIAEGILAAVKRLYLLGKNDRPTGTFTFAELLAHELSAEQTSRLSGP from the coding sequence ATGTCGAGTCCCCGCCGCGAAGAGAGCGAGGTGCTGCGGCTCGGTGACCGCGGTCCGGCGGTCACCGAGATTCGGGCTAAGCTGGCAGCCTTAGGTCTGCTGGACAATCCTGACGAAGACCTCGCCACCGGCAAACACGTCGCACTCGATGTTTTCGACGAGGAGCTGGATCGGGCGGTGCGGGCGTTCCAGCAGCATCGGGGACTGCTTGTCGACGGCATCGTCGGAGAAGCGACTTACCGCGCCTTGAAAGAAGCCTCGTACCGTCTCGGTGCCCGCACGCTCTATCACCAATTCGGCGCCCCCATGTACGGTGACGATGTCGCCACGCTGCAAGCCCGGCTGCAAGATCTCGGCTTTTATACCGGCCTGGTGGACGGCTATTTCGGGTTGCAAACCCACAACGCGTTGATGTCCTACCAGCGCGAGTACGGGCTGTACGCCGATGGGATCTGTGGCCCAGAGACGCTGCGCTCCTTATACTTTCTCAGCTCACGGGTCACGGGCGGTTCGCCGCACGCTATTCGTGAAGAAGAGCTGGTCCGCCGGTCCGGTCCAAAGCTATCCGGCAAGCGGATCATCATCGACCCCGGCCGCGGCGGCGCCGATCACGGTCTGGTGATGCAGGGGCCCGCCGGACCGATCAGTGAGGCAGAGCTCCTGTGGGACTTGGCAAGCCGTCTTGAAGGCCGAATGACCGCCATCGGCATGGAAACGTTCCTGTCCAGGCCGATTCACAGCAGCCCAACCGACGCCGAACGCGCGGGCACCGCGAACGCGGTCGGTGCAGATCTGATGATCAGTCTGCGCTGTGCCACCCAGCCAACCCCGGCCGCGAATGGTGTGGCCTCGTTTTACTTCGGCAATTCGCACGGTTCGGTGTCCACCATCGGCCGCAATCTCGCGGACTTTATTCAACGGGAAATTGTGGCCCGCACCGGTTTACGCGATTGCCGTACTCACGGCCGGACCTGGGATCTGTTGCGCCTGACCCGGATGCCCACCGTTCAGGTTGATGTCGGCTATATCAGCAACCCCAACGACCGGGCAATGCTGGTTACTGCGCAAACTCGGGATGCCATCGCCGAAGGTATCCTGGCCGCGGTCAAGCGGCTTTACCTGCTCGGCAAGAATGATCGACCCACCGGCACGTTTACCTTCGCTGAGCTGCTTGCCCACGAGTTATCGGCGGAGCAGACGAGCCGGCTCAGCGGTCCTTAG
- the trxA gene encoding thioredoxin, whose protein sequence is MTSAANTPKEVSDSSFATEVLSSTKPVLVDFWATWCGPCRMVAPVLEEIAAEKAGQLTVAKLDVDANPETARNFQVVSIPTLILFKDGQPVKRIVGAKGKAALLRELSDAVPDLV, encoded by the coding sequence ATGACCAGCGCGGCCAACACCCCCAAAGAAGTTTCGGACTCCTCCTTCGCCACCGAGGTCTTGTCCAGCACCAAACCGGTACTCGTCGACTTCTGGGCGACGTGGTGCGGTCCGTGCCGGATGGTGGCACCGGTTCTGGAGGAGATCGCCGCCGAAAAAGCCGGGCAACTGACGGTCGCCAAGCTGGACGTGGACGCTAACCCCGAAACAGCGCGCAATTTTCAGGTGGTATCGATCCCGACCTTGATCTTGTTCAAAGACGGTCAGCCGGTGAAACGGATCGTGGGCGCCAAGGGGAAGGCCGCGTTGCTGCGAGAACTGTCCGACGCCGTTCCCGACCTCGTCTAG
- the sigM gene encoding RNA polymerase sigma factor SigM, which translates to MGFRTGNRLHRSDAELLAAHVAGDPYAFEELFHRHKRRLHRLAQLTSRNPEDAADAVQDAMLSAHRGARSFRHDAAVSSWLHRIVVNACLDRLRRNKTRPTAALEDVHPVPDRTAQVDTAIVVQQALMGLPVEQRAAVVAVDMQGYSIADTARMLGVAEGTVKSRCARARARLAAVLGSLDTRPGEPPGDPHSPANPVD; encoded by the coding sequence GTGGGTTTCAGGACCGGCAACCGGCTGCACCGCAGTGACGCCGAGCTGCTTGCCGCCCACGTTGCCGGTGACCCTTATGCGTTCGAAGAGTTATTTCACCGTCATAAACGTCGGCTTCACCGGCTCGCCCAGCTCACCAGCCGCAATCCGGAGGATGCCGCCGATGCGGTACAGGACGCGATGCTCTCCGCGCATCGCGGTGCGCGTTCTTTTCGCCACGATGCTGCGGTCAGCAGCTGGCTGCACCGCATCGTGGTCAACGCCTGTTTAGATCGGTTGCGCCGCAACAAGACACGCCCAACTGCCGCCCTGGAAGACGTGCACCCGGTGCCCGACCGAACCGCTCAGGTCGATACTGCGATCGTGGTGCAGCAGGCACTGATGGGTCTGCCCGTCGAGCAGCGCGCGGCCGTCGTCGCCGTCGATATGCAGGGCTACTCGATCGCCGACACCGCCCGGATGCTTGGGGTGGCCGAGGGCACCGTCAAGAGTCGATGTGCCCGGGCCCGGGCCCGGCTCGCAGCGGTTCTCGGCTCCCTCGACACCCGCCCCGGCGAGCCCCCGGGTGATCCGCACAGCCCGGCAAATCCCGTCGATTGA